The following are from one region of the Arachis duranensis cultivar V14167 chromosome 10, aradu.V14167.gnm2.J7QH, whole genome shotgun sequence genome:
- the LOC107470741 gene encoding uncharacterized protein LOC107470741 → MKPHKSTSTPQFPNNVADITCIDQPIVAEKACKTVRLIGFLIQNGVSKSNINMQDFMRRGKSIGKALNNAVARHHEALTCRGDAATEFVSPLDYQFSCSGSPPRPSYYAARRRLSPIPTAHGERHSPQAHKFARMCRGGGEGDALVRHYYPVRRRVKIAAAGSPSAASSLAAAEEEKEEFRVDEAAEEFIERFYRDLRLQKWLDHCC, encoded by the coding sequence ATGAAACCACACAAATCCACATCAACACCACAATTTCCTAATAACGTGGCTGATATCACGTGCATTGACCAACCAATTGTGGCGGAGAAGGCTTGCAAAACGGTGCGTTTAATAGGCTTCCTTATCCAAAACGGAGTCTCCAAGAGTAACATCAACATGCAAGATTTTATGAGAAGGGGGAAGAGTATAGGGAAGGCGCTAAACAACGCCGTGGCACGTCACCACGAGGCACTCACGTGTCGTGGTGACGCGGCCACGGAGTTTGTTTCTCCTTTGGATTACCAGTTCAGCTGCAGCGGTAGTCCGCCGCGGCCGTCTTATTATGCGGCCAGGCGAAGGCTCTCCCCGATCCCTACGGCACATGGAGAGAGGCATTCCCCGCAAGCTCATAAGTTTGCGAGGATGTGTCGTGGCGGCGGGGAGGGCGACGCGCTGGTCAGGCATTACTATCCGGTGAGGAGGCGCGTGAAGATTGCGGCTGCGGGATCCCCGTCCGCGGCTTCTTCTTTGGCAGCAgcggaggaggagaaggaggagttCCGGGTGGATGAGGCGGCGGAGGAGTTCATCGAGAGGTTTTATAGGGATCTGAGGTTGCAGAAATGGTTGGATCATTGTTGCTAG